The Etheostoma spectabile isolate EspeVRDwgs_2016 chromosome 4, UIUC_Espe_1.0, whole genome shotgun sequence sequence TACATGGCGAGTAAGGGGACAAGTACACAACTTCATATTGATCATGGTTGGTGAACCAGTTCTGGACCAGAGCAGCCCGATGGAGACTAACGTTACAACAACAAACCTGGGCTGCTCTGGTCCATCCTGTACAACTGCATCATGAAGTGCATCTAGAAATGGGATCATGTGTTGCGCGTTATAGGGACCCAGTTTGGCATGATGGTGCAGTAGCCCTCGAAGACTTATGGCAGCACACGATGTGATATGTCCCTTGCGTTGCCCCGGGATGTGCTCAATTGCCCTTTGGCATGTTATTTTATGTCCCCGTCGTCTGTTTTTGCTAAGGTTGAATCCAGGCTCGtcaatgtatttacattcatgCGGCTGGGCAGCTCCATCCATGTCTAAAAAATCCATATTGTGAATGGCTTTACACAAAGCACACACCTACACTACTACACATACAGAACCGACCCTGACCGAACCATGACACTGTTGCTCTCAAATGGGACCCTGTACAATTGCTCCATGGTCATGTTCTTTACCAAGATGCGTCTGATAGTGGTAATGCTTACTCGATTTATGTTGTTGAATACTTGCCTATCTGCAAGTGTTTGTTGCTGTAGCCGGTGGAGACGGATTGCATTGTTTGCTCTGACTAGGATCACTGTGGCGAGTTCCTGCTGTTGGGTGAACAGGCGTTGGCGTCCACCCCCAGTAGGTCTTCTAGCCATTCTGTAGAAAAAGCCACCACaaattgtcattgtttttttttttacagtactgTGTATGCTGAACTTTACTGTATTTACCATACACAGTAATGAAACATCTCATGTTGTACAGCATGTTTCACAAAACTACCACTTTTGTTGGAAAAGGAGTATAAGCCACCCTgcaataaaatacatgtgaCACGGTAACGTGGTATGATACAGTACTGTAAATACTCTAGATACAGTCTGAGTAGGGAGTTGAAGACATACCTGTTTTCCAGTGAGAATGTCCTTATTATGGATGAAACTATTAGGGTGGAGTCTCTGCCCAGCTTCCCTTCTAGTCAGGCCATGGTTCATGACATGGTCCACCAAAGTTGCTCTTAAGTCATCCATAATAATGGTCTTCTGCCTCTAGCATTCCCTGCTTCCATGCTTGCAAAGTTCTCAAAATGGCTTAACTGAGGCCTTTTTGTAGCTGGCTGATTAGTATTTTCAAGTGTGTCTACGTCTTTTCAATAACCAATGTCTGTTGTATTTTGAACAGATGTGTTTAATGGTACCCTGATATTTCATTTTTGCACCAAGTGTCTTACGTATGAAAAAGTGTGTAGTGTCTAGGAGCAAGTGTGTTGCAGAAAGGAGGAAGTGTGTTACAGAATTGCAACTAAAGTGCAAAGCGGCGCTTTTGTTTAAGGTATGGTAACAACAACTTCAAGTTATGTTACTTTGATTTAAGCGTGTGCctatattttaattctaaagaccaagggaactttatcaggatgcatagtatccaggatccatgaaataactggcctttaaaaataaacatctgcctgtctctatgggaatttaacataggggtgtgctccctgtattttaaggaagaacatttatttatttacaatacattattagttcacaaagaacattggtgtaatttaaaggttggattttccaaattaggatcaatttccaaaatattttttattccttttttaatcatctttagcatgggtgtgtaaacttatgcaagtcactgtgtgtgtgtgtatatatatatatatatatatatatatatatatatatatacacacatactgtatatgtatgtctaTATCTATATTTGTTctatttttattcctattattataatttcatgtacattgtgtgtatgtatattgtatcctagtatttcatttatatttatattctgtgctgtatgactgatgtatgtttgctgctgtaacaccataatttcccatatttttgggatcaataaatatctatcgatctatctatatatatacatacatatacacatatatatgtatactgctATACATAATTATTTGAGTACAACAGTGTTttaacagtgtttttatttttaacatatttacaaaaaatatatatttagataATCGCCTGAAAGGCCGAATCAAATCATGATATGTGATCATATTGTCTGATTTCTTCAGTAATAGTGTtccacacacagtcctgtctgAGTAGCCTGGACACTGAACACTGAACTAACAGGGATTCAAACACTTTCTACAGTCAATGCTCGTCAAGTCGCGACTGTCCAGAGATGGAGATCAGTTCAGTAGTCGTCTGTGGAGAAAGTACAGCTACTTCTACACACTCCCcccccactgccttctaaaCTTCCACAATACATAAAACACACTGTGCGAACATGGTCAAAAGCTGTTTGACAAAATGACTAATTACTAAATGTTGACACTTATAACTCTAAGATTATGGTTATGGCAGTGTTGTTAAAGTGGTTTTAGATGGACAGCATACACTGCCACACCTAATAATAGCGGTAGCTTGTgatctataaatatataaagcaTGCACTGTTTGTTGCAAGTCCTTAACCAAAGGTTTAGCTTTTCTCATGGAAAGCTTTTTCTTATCTTCGACACTGGCTCCCTCTAATGGTACTGAGACAGCACtgcaatataaattaaaaaactttaaaaaaaaagaggacattGTGTGTTACCCACAGTCACCATTTTGCTTTTAATACAAACACCAAgtccaaaaaatacaaataccaaGTCACAAATTTCAACAATGGACATGTAAAGTGATGAGCTTAATCTTAAAACATGTTCAgtcaaaaaattcaaacaaagtAAGAACAGAGATGGAATACATTAAATATCAGAACACAAATTATTTGCCATGATTATAATTTTAGTGGTGATCACTTGTGGGCCATCGCTCCCATAGAAATACAATGGATAGAAAGGccttgcctttacccacttagtcattatatccacattactgatgattatttatcaaaaatcccAACGtggaaatattttgtgaaagcaccaatagtcaacactagaatttggtcaaaaatattgtgatgttTGATATTCTTCATATCGCCAAGCCCTagatcgaaccaccaactttcCAATTGGTAGAAGACCGCTCTACCTAACtcaatactataaataaaattgaattgagttgaatCTACCACCAGAGCCCTGCTGCCCCTCCATCATCAACATAGCAGAATGGCCGGAGCGGCAGGTAGCCGTTTTTCTGGCTTCTGTATAAACTTTGTGGATGAGAGACCAAACGAGCAGTGGTGTAGGAACGTTACGTTGCAGAGAAATGAGTCAAACTTATCAACTCAATACTacctccacacatacacattgcTATCGCCAGGTGAGCGACAGCTTTGTTTGGCTCGTTTTCTGTGACCAGTGTGGTGCGGGGGCACGGCGacgttagcaagctagctaactagccagtCGTCCGCAGGGTTTCTCGTTCCACCGTGCTTTCATGCTGCATTGGTTACAGATATTGAGCCGAACAGAGGGCTGGGTCTGATGGTCCAGTGACCCGCTGCCGCCGGGTCTATCGGTCCCTCCACTTACTCCCCGCCGCTCAGGAAAACGCTTGTTCACCAAATCCTCCAACCCTGGTTTAAGATGCTGGTGAGGGTCTGAATGCAGGGGCTCTTGAGAATCAACAGGCCTGTGATCACCTGCACCAGCTGAGCATCCGCGCCGTCTCTCCGACTCCAGTCAGCGTCTATCAGCGTCAGAGCCTAACGAGCAGTCCTGGGTTTGGGGCGAGGAGGCAGGCCGAGGTCTTTAGCTGTGCTGGCTTTCTGTTTGGTTCTTCTGGGTGGCGGTCCTGCACCGTGAGAAGGGTGCGGGCCTTTACCCAGGAGGAAGCACTCCCAGGCTGGGACAGACTCTTCCACTGACGCCCAGTATTTTGTCTACAACAGAGAAACAATATAAAACCACTGTTAGGTCACAAAACCCTAATGGTACATGTCCATGTAGGCATTGTTTTCACAGAAAGGATCGTCCCGCTTCCCAGCCCTGCATGCTAGTGGGCTCGCCACCAGCAGTTGTCAGTTTCTCTTCACtgaccactgacaagcaaagaaaacaggctACAGTCTCATACAAGCCTTATGGCTGCACCTGAAGTGGGTCTGTCAACTCCCGGATTTCAAAACGGAACAACAAGGCGGCTCGTTTGGAATACAACCTCgtattttatgaaaatagttcATCTAAATATGTTTCTACAACAGtcaacttaaaatatttttgtcagCTTTATAGAGTCCACTCTTTATACTCTCCTCATTTGTATAAAGTTGGCTGGCTTCAACTTTGTGCCGATGAGGTGCGGGCAACTCGATGCCACCCTTCTCCAAAGTCCCTACGAtgctaccagaatgcattgcacggGTGCTCCCATAGAAATTAATGGGAAGCGTGGAAATGACGCTGACAATGAACTCGTACCATAAGTCACCCTACTGACCCCTACATGAAGGTTATACAATAGGTGTGTAGTCTCGCATAGGCAGACCTTCCTTCagagcgctgtggaggagggtctggctagtgcACActgcattccgggatgggaaaaaacatgctctggtttattggcatttctttaaaggtcccatgacatgctgcatttggatgcttttacataggCCTTACTGTgagtcatttattttcaatggaagccggcttctctcagctgcaaggagcagCAAATCTGTTGCGTTTTGAGCATGTTGAGCCTCAATCAGAAAGTTTCAAttattcaactttatggtaatgagccaTTGACGCGGTTCATTGGCAAGCAGCtgctaacgccagccgccaatcggaataaAGCTGTCCTTCGCGCTGGCTGATTCCAGAGAAACATATGATGTAAACTTTTGTTCCTACTAAAACATTGGTTCTGAGGAAAAGCTCATAATCgtcgttgctgggttacctattGTTTATGATATaatgttgtttgtacataggacCAATTAACGTTACCTGCCAGTCACATCATCTCTAAACGCTTACGTGAAGTCCTGCACGGATCAACAGAGGTTAGAGtctggcggctgctcgctctgcctgcgtTCCGCtgcggctcagcggctaacgagcacgctaactgctaacagacaccGCTGCGACCAATTAATGATAAAAATTCTGTTGTTATATATGTAATTTGTAAGAGGCTTCTactgtcagtgtattggccgtggctgtgTGTGCTTCTCCCGGTTGAACAGagaacgccgccacgtcagagctGCCAAAGCGTCAGAAAGCTTCCCCgaactttttgacaagcgtccttcacagggcggccagagcttctttgcagctcaagtcgtcGACGGTCTGTGATACTGTacgtgaagtctcttttatatagaccttagtggtcccctaatactgtatctgaagtctcttttatatagaccttagtggtcccctaatactgtatctgaagtctcttttatatagaccttagtggtcccctaatactgtatctgaagtctattttccaaaattcagccttggtgcagaattccagccactagagccagtcccacaatgagctttccttagtatgtgccatttctgagtctgtagcttttgaggaggagagaggggggggcaaggtggaggctgggggtgtggccttgaccaactgccactttgctcgtttgaaatccatgatgtctctctctcatgggtgggcaaaggagagaaaggggaggtaaccttgcccctagAGACCTCATgaagggcaagattccagaaGATCCcaacccatctgagctttaattttctcaaaggcagagcaggacacccagggctcggtttacacctatcaccatttctagccactgggggattATAGGCAGGCAGGGGAATACatattaacgttaaaaaaaactcaaagtgaaatgttcatgccatgggacctttaaaccaatcacaatgaatgaatgaatgttaaaaAGATCCTTTAAGAGGGCAGTCCTACAAGGTAAGCTACCTTGACAACCTTCTCCTTCCTATAGATactaaaattcaattcaatttcattcacAGTGTCAAATCCCAACAGGAGTTatttcaggacactttacagatagactaggtctagaccacattcaaTAATTTACAtaagagacccaacaatttaaATGCCAAGGAGCTACTGTGCCACAGCTTAAAGAAAAACTAGCAGCAGAATTGACCTGAATGTGATAATGCAAGACTTGAGTTGATACTTCACACCATTATGTCAAAAACGTGTTACCTCCAGAGCCAGGAGATTTGGGTGTGGCAGCTGTCTTCCTCTGAGGCGATCCTCTGTCTTCTGTAAATCCTGCAGTAAAGATGAtgaatggggagagagagagagagagagagagagagagagagagagagagagagagagggggggg is a genomic window containing:
- the cep15 gene encoding centrosomal protein 15, with the protein product MSSSLSEETELIEKHEQILGRRAELLEQMESCREQLKIQRRQQLKEHEAARLRNATLLQDLQKTEDRLRGRQLPHPNLLALETKYWASVEESVPAWECFLLGKGPHPSHGAGPPPRRTKQKASTAKDLGLPPRPKPRTAR